One genomic window of Lytechinus variegatus isolate NC3 chromosome 1, Lvar_3.0, whole genome shotgun sequence includes the following:
- the LOC121425670 gene encoding helicase with zinc finger domain 2-like has product MADRFNRQVRVDEKMHFLLNSPDYVLHTLPEHFFRGVIDDLQKLSYSFLDEKRWVDAGDYLTQSLILYDCIKRAGYHKRDDNQREENTLLLRAACGLKLGAFDVSFKDATRVLESTIDNRHALEIRTLAEGEMSINEFQRSGMSFHLRGKMEKVRRDIEKLSEKPFQWDKSHIDRLSKRLEDILGPKPEVKPQTGSWASRVSNQPRAATPDVSQETHTVDKGWLPKNAIPKQQQPQKPPKGKKKGRSRRQNRPRKDVELTYSEQDDDDEEEEEEDETDSEMNTSGSTSSSPGGTPERGAGIAGLDDFGVSPPASKSHKSKKNHEGLSDLDVDLGYRTPKYKHKPPQKIGKHPQTPQPNMQRAAVNGQRPAVNGQRPVMNSQQRSSPVNGAVPKASPQVPKPQNLNTVATCPPPPTISAESRQWLAGHEFRLACEICFTQVPNQFGIYSFRLNRNPGHKPACKGGMLVCLLRVPPKNGMREVYGRIRPRVKQDFKGRYALCQQFAAGIPCKISSVSCWFPHSNEEMEVWEADRNGRFNGKEIVTFLRYELNKDIFEMKQQAIAKSKATSQAPQAHAPGAYPNKAPTPAGAVPPGTKISAPPPGAYPSAQKSAQAPGAYPHATLLSQNGVQQPPAVIRTAPPLLRTPSPQPSQGLPPPLASRVLDPQVREKLTILIKNLGGQFLFLCRLCFDDAPQVLSVQSSSNPDICTGEKRHKWNGPNRCLVHRLCQGGRDRYWKIRKRPNGIPPKAFLCWHRDKTYGCPIGPKCSFAHNEIETCLWLYEAYQPLDREMLVRVSHELIYGPPVQVRPAPSKPAPTQASAQTPATAAAAAPFMQQQAAPTLQQPQRLIFQYKIKLACGLCFTKTRQVVEQNPRKRNQCPKGHPWGKNPIYFLESGGGRMLRIQGRHPRLRLEVEPVICKKGDKCEYSVIHNNQCMFPHSPEERLLWIYQVKAKAKSIDEVIAIQKQAAAGNKSVPNAGGDGGAAAAASAGPAKPSNVPQQMMSSHYLCSYCDKPFRTKQKYDEHTNTMEHKRNIKSDTERSWKYRSPPLNVTNGQFKLCQRNLRNACDYSGVVQERNDCAEAHSQEELEEWKERHEYRMMKIAKAKEQKLYSFVDELLAEYNQSSNAEYDVMTEEIPGISTICSNDLKAILPVKERKYGEEIAFQWEFEVQSVRKSLRRVGLLYDEHRLHFHLSQPDDEDRPQVCPGGLISEVGGTSYKIKIEFHTHILGLFHQWVVFDFGEKPVLVRKLSIHVGSSNELEKFAKQQQTREKIKLWDSGNSQIIPFTKPDIHEWERQLIAHYKQPTTLSGLEDEETDRRLNEENYKLHMHRMLNLEELACMDRLIRYSTSSEMSVSNQADMGYPYGTLFAFNGELFGTIKIEVPLYDDSETSQIIRESVSQVLLKFNQESDVVYEAVIIKNAMPKDQSDDYVCVKLSAQCVQEQNLTSFVTFSGDTAASQKLVPVIIQFQLDRINFVYQHHAVDNLSCMTVLFPPYPQQDKFEYVRWREVESREEKMNPRQEKAARFICSAGGLRGNSYFRGKGPVIIFGPFGTGKTYTMANSVKRTMLVRNDSRILICTRSNSAADLYITEHLDEFCSEYPGLVYMVRMYSVTRQTGTIHEKVMKYVLKDEQGNLRHPYDQELSDWASYAKTQTESNRRTPNIVIATLNTAIHLTRNLDLKEYFTHIIIDEAGQVRETQAIIPLQLATNDTCVVLAGDHKQISPKVYSPRARSAKFNVSLLQRLFTYSRDHKCSFDLLLTYNYRSCKEILAFLASYYRARLEARGTHPRHPLFYPLNFYVVKGEDKLMGTSYVNLQEMLEVAFRVDDLVNNWPPAWGPVDDESIAVLTPYTLQVHIIRKELRRRGLGQITVDTVQNVQGKQFRAVVISTVRTRETVNKAHITAIPQASGNHQENEFYYAFLSDERLLNTAFTRAKSLILVVGDPVALCSVGACHMTWVRYMQECQKNNSIMPPDMTMDMIQEEIAAAKQRLNPTAAPFQPRKGISSSTTSTASSKTHQAASASNHVAGSPSRWTDGNSIWSRSTRNNRSSFPAGATPGYQRLNSDEYPELPELNHVQNHAQNTLHESDEEDEFEDTNEFEDINIQDDDLLEELRLQVKVDYQEEMKKSGETIESPESGEGTESEPETSPEPEETPPPQILQRGKPVPATQERRATQREADSKSKPQRETVKQATQTLPTQQPQTLSTGQPSKPDVDISIPTDGNIPSFRMVERAGRIALLPRHMPQRALSQVEDYDSDEDEAHGVADEKTEDDFLEKTVTEPEKFKVCTFRYDLKGRTEAIPHEREASEVISITSKKRRGQALDNDEVVVEIVENTEGTEELEGVDLLVKEEEENRIYGKVVHILKRDSDPYLRKLVCTLDPFSNNLMVPVDRTFPKLFITKTEDKAEESRDKNLTKVTIHTISRAAAQTQGRFTPDRDVYVNNKERPHKLFVVRFWKWYAKTPYPLGVVIEELEPGMNPRQGLHILKLIHNVKDKFKDSVNAYLRENFPGGWTIPKEDLEKRVDLRKMKIFTIDPPDSEDLDDAVSLEPISGNRYRVGIHIADVSYFVPKGSDLDEEARIRSTSFYPSFHEKPIHMLPKKISTDLCSLHPNKDRLALSLIVVLNSDGALVEPPNVFRTIIHSCHKLTYHQAEEIIHGDCPDELKDVAEPIRCLHNLASRKRAHRLGDKKYVFNAEDDDGEVQDPLAHSLIEEMMVLANEIVADHLLLKYADCTPLRRQLAPTQDKVEEWRKTHKDGVRNSILLTATVNQDQEEDVDFDDDDDAVLPLTKPVWEEIVQASNENTQKSMDKVINMICMDPNHPLQAVALSQLHRIMERSEYVNSGDQQGPEQKAHFSLKLKAYVHFTSPIRRFIDLVVHRMLIASLENLPCPYEARELANITHNCSSRAVHAQRFSKESKSLQLALKLKEAPLQLLTFVETISDSGLKLLFPHRPYIQPTQCKLGFNILKPSKRPETTAASESVDLAWKTRIYDVKLEGQQRHGHRKDPIELDNRRHIVHIPEDNWEDIRNSAKTGDHNSIRRAIESAINSGGQELRQCMDQMRRFNEQSSIEVTCEYVDMMGKQQYFIDFCRSFRKGDVNQVQLHARLFKGVLTPHVQLFNMTPHLDVCAEHRDQPVHCFSDIATRIPGREKSIAEYKKSWLPILSMISAHSAVNSDDTVTIHNVVITWNKLEGNKYQGYFNLPLPFLEQRFVRIAGKPPKKEKGNENEEDYPLDFICVRYKDLRISTRKHLKMRELDRSSKNQETIGPYNRRAWTEQTFVAHGYTTDVQTDKFAQLRTITFQLHTTSIPFPEDTLLYQHEGKQITCTIEIIPKSPPDQRVESSMRKLEDTTPLIRNICLRKPCKADDGVFNKDEITKTALKEGGKVKDLHVQDTPLHPLNTPQTEAVKMALKSTFSIIQGPPGTGKTVTGAYLAYFFTQVNEKVPAMGKGKPQVLYCGPSNKAVDVISMYLKKFNISIVRVYSESMIDKVYPIPGMPSFQSKWQRNQARIDDRLDDVSLHKLIRKPGAPYAEEIRATEANFRRISSTTVKEARAYRELIDMAEAEELRKHSVVLCTCNVAGTKRIIKHTNIIQCIVDEAGMCNEPETLVPLTSTLPHQVVLIGDHKQLRPIITEPNARDLGMEESLLAKYKRKARMLTIQYRMHDSICSFPSDTFYESRLETDLSVKSRSPDPVRAIWPNRGQTPTVFCHVYGKEETLTVKSDEGNEMSKGNMAEVMHATRIVNQLVRKGAQASNIVVLSQYKLQCTQIEERLKAMDYNGVKVSTVVTSQGSEWDYVVLSTVRSMPQIEIDDKPSRGWQRKHLGFIMDENQMNVALTRAKRGLIIIGNQHLLETHPRWRDLLKKYRDQDCVMEARRFPPFGH; this is encoded by the exons aagggaaagaagaaaggTCGCTCCAGGAGACAGAACAGACCTAGGAAAGATGTTGAGCTCACCTACTCAGagcaagatgatgatgatgaggaggaggaggaagaggatgaAACTGATTCAGAGATGAATACCAGTGGTTCTACCAGTTCATCACCGGGTGGTACCCCTGAAAGAG GAGCAGGCATTGCTGGACTAGATGACTTTGGCGTTTCTCCTCCTGCATCAAAGTCCCAT AAATCCAAGAAGAATCATGAAGGTCTGTCTGATCTGGATGTTGACCTGGGTTATCGGACACCCAAGT ATAAACACAAACCTCCTCAGAAAATAGGCAAACACCCTCAGACCCCACAGCCAAATATGCAGCGGGCAGCTGTGAATGGTCAACGGCCGGCTGTGAATGGGCAGCGGCCGGTAATGAATAGTCAGCAGCGGTCATCCCCCGTCAATGGAGCTGTCCCAAAGGCATCCCCTCAGGTTCCCAAACCTCAAAACCTAAACACCGTTGCCACCTGCCCCCCTCCACCAACTATATCTGCAGAATCACGCCAGTGGTTGGCCGGTCATGAGTTTAGACTCGCTTGTGAAATCTGCTTTACGCAAGTGCCTAATCAGTTTGGGATCTACTCTTTCAG ATTGAACAGGAATCCCGGTCACAAGCCTGCCTGTAAAGGTGGCATGCTGGTCTGCCTCCTTCGTGTACCTCCCAAGAACGGAATGAGAGAAGTCTACGGTCGTATCCGCCCTCGTGTTAAGCAAGACTTCAAGGGCAGGTATGCCCTATGTCAACAGTTTGCAGCAGGAATACCATGCAAG aTAAGTTCAGTAAGCTGTTGGTTTCCTCATAGCAATGAAGAGATGGAAGTATGGGAAGCAGACAGGAATGGCCGCTTCAATGGAAAGGAGATCGTCACCTTTTTGCGTTATGAGCTTAACAAAGATATCTTTGAAATGAAACAACAGGCCATTGCCAAAAGCAAGGCTACCAGTCAAGCTCCGCAGGCCCATGCCCCAGGAGCATATCCAAACAAGGCCCCTACTCCTGCAGGAGCAGTCCCACCTGGGACTAAAATCAGTGCTCCACCTCCTGGGGCGTATCCATCTGCCCAGAAAAGTGCACAAGCACCAGGGGCATACCCTCATGCTACTTTGCTGAGCCAGAATGGGGTCCAACAGCCACCTGCTGTAATCCGCACAGCGCCCCCATTATTGCGAACTCCTTCCCCGCAGCCGTCCCAAGGACTTCCGCCACCTTTGGCTAGTAGGGTCCTTGATCCGCAGGTGAGGGAAAAGCTCACAATCCTCATCAAAAACCTTGGAGGTCAGTTTCTCTTCCTGTGTAGGCTTTGCTTCGATGATGCTCCACAGGTCCTCAGCGTCCAGTCCAGTTCAAACCCAGACATATGCACAGGGGAAAAGAGGCACAAATGGAATGGTCCTAATCGATGCCTTGTACACCGTCTGTGCCAGGGTGGCAGGGATCGCTATTGGAAGATTCGAAAGCGCCCCAATGGAATTCCACCCAAGGCTTTCCTCTGTTGGCATCGTGATAAGACTTATGGATGCCCTATAGGTCCCAAGTGCAGCTTTGCCCACAACGAG attgaAACTTGCCTCTGGTTATATGAAGCTTATCAGCCATTGGACCGTGAGATGCTTGTACGTGTCAGCCATGAGTTGATCTATGGTCCTCCTGTTCAAGTTCGCCCAGCCCCGAGCAAACCTGCTCCCACTCAAGCTTCAGCTCAAACTCCAGCTACTGCTGCAGCTGCAGCTCCATTTATGCAGCAACAAGCGGCTCCAACTCTACAACAGCCTCAAAGATTAATCTTCCAATATAAGATCAAG CTGGCATGTGGGCTCTGTTTCACCAAGACCAGGCAGGTAGTCGAGCAGAACCCTCGAAAGCGCAACCAATGCCCCAAGGGTCATCCATGGGGCAAGAACCCTATCTACTTCTTGGAGTCTGGTGGTGGCAGAATGCTTCGGATCCAAGGCAGGCACCCCCGTCTCCGTCTTGAAGTGGAGCCAGTTATCTGCAAGAAGGGAGACAAGTGCGAGTACAGTGTGATCCACAACAACCAATGCATGTTCCCTCATTCGCCTGAAGAGCGTTTGCTGTGGATATACCAGGTTAAGGCCAAAG CGAAATCCATAGATGAAGTGATTGCAATCCAGAAGCAGGCTGCTGCAGGCAATAAGAGCGTACCCAATGCCGGGGGAGATGGTGGAGCCGCTGCAGCAGCATCAGCAGGCCCAGCCAAGCCATCTAATGTCCCCCAACAGATGATGTCAAGCCACTACCTATGTTCATATTGTGATAAACCATTCCGTACCAAGCAGAAGTACGATGAACACACAAACACCATGGAACACAAGCGGAATATCAAGTCAGATACAGAACGCTCCTGGAAGTACAGAAGCCCTCCACTCAATGTCACCAATGGACAGTTCAAACTCTGTCAGAG AAATCTTAGGAACGCCTGTGACTACTCTGGAGTGGTGCAGGAGCGCAATGACTGTGCAGAGGCCCATAGTCAGGAAGAACTGGAAGAATGGAAGGAAAGACATGAGTATCGCATGATGAAGATCGCCAAGGCCAAGGAACAGAAGCTATACTCCTTTGTGGATGAGCTTCTAGCAGAGTACAACCAGTCTTCTAATGCAGAGTATGACGTG ATGACAGAGGAGATTCCTGGGATCAGTACTATTTGTTCAAATGACCTGAAGGCAATACTTCCAGTCAAAGAAAGGAAGTATGGTGAAGAGATTGCATTCCAATGGGAGTTTGAAGTACAGTCAGTTAGG AAATCTCTTAGGAGGGTTGGTCTCCTATATGACGAGCATCGCCTTCACTTCCATTTGTCACAACCCGATGATGAAGACCGCCCTCAAGTGTGTCCCGGTGGTCTGATATCTGAAGTCGGTGGAACGTCCTACAAGATCAAGATCGAATTCCATACCCATATCCTGGGTCTCTTCCATCAGTGGGTTGTCTTTGACTTTG gtgagaAGCCTGTATTGGTGCGGAAGCTTTCCATTCATGTTGGATCATCCAATGAGCTTGAGAAGTTTGCTAAGCAGCAGCAGACAAGGGAGAAGATCAAACTCTGGGATAGCGGTAACAGTCAGATCATCCCATTCACCAAACCAGACATCCATGAGTGGGAAAGACA ATTGATAGCTCATTACAAACAACCTACAACCCTGTCAGGTCTGGAGGATGAAGAGACTGATAGACGTTTGAATGAAGAGAACTACAAACTTCACATGCATCGTATGCTGAATCTAGAAGAACTAGCATGCATGGATAGACTCATAAG ATACAGTACTTCTTCCGAGATGTCCGTGTCAAACCAAGCTGACATGGGTTACCCCTACGGTACACTTTTTGCTTTTAATGGAGAACTCTTTGGTACCATCAAGATTGAGGTACCATTGTATGATGACTCGGAGACATCACAGATCATTAGGGAGAGTGTTTCCCAGGTCCTTCTCAAATTTAATCAAGAATCTGATGTGGTCTATGAGGCAGTCATCATCAAG AACGCCATGCCCAAGGACCAATCAGACGACTATGTCTGCGTCAAGCTGAGTGCCCAGTGTGTCCAGGAACAGAACCTGACATCCTTTGTGACCTTCAGCGGAGACACAGCAGCATCTCAGAAGTTAGTCCCAGTGATCATCCAGTTCCAGCTTGATCGTATCAACTTTGTCTACCAGCACCATGCCGTGGATAACCTCAGCTGCATGACTGTCCTCTTCCCGCCTTATCCTCAACAGGACAA GTTTGAGTATGTCAGGTGGAGGGAAGTCGAGAGTCGAGAAGAAAAGATGAATCCAAGGCAGGAGAAAGCGGCTCGCTTCATCTGTTCTGCTGGTGGTCTCCGTGGCAACAGCTACTTCCGAGGCAAAGGTCCTGTTATCATATTTGGTCCGTTCGGCACCGGCAAGACCTATACAATGGCCAACTCTGTAAAGCGGACTATGCTCGTCAGGAATGACTCGCGCATCTTGATTTGCACTAGATCCAATAG TGCTGCTGACCTGTACATCACTGAGCACTTAGACGAGTTCTGTAGCGAATATCCTGGGTTGGTCTACATGGTGCGGATGTATTCAGTGACTCGCCAGACGGGAACCATCCATGAGAAAGTCATGAAGTATGTGCTGAAAGACGAGCAAGGAAACCTGAGACATCCATATGACCAGGAGCTGAGTG ACTGGGCCTCTTATGCCAAGACACAGACGGAAAGCAACCGTCGGACACCCAACATTGTCATCGCAACCTTGAACACAGCCATTCACCTGACCCGTAATCTTGACCTAAAGGAGTACTTCACCCACATCATCATCGATGAAGCTGGTCAGGTCAGAGAGACGCAAGCCATCATTCCCCTTCAGCTGGCAACAAATGATACGTGTGTCGTACTGGCAGGAGATCACAAACAAATAAGCCCAAAG GTATACTCTCCCCGTGCCCGCAGTGCCAAATTCAACGTTTCCTTGCTCCAGCGACTCTTCACGTACAGTCGCGACCACAAGTGCTCCTTTGACCTCCTCCTGACCTACAACTACAGGTCCTGTAAGGAAATCCTTGCCTTCCTGGCCTCCTACTACCGTGCTCGCCTGGAAGCCAGGGGTACCCACCCAAGACATCCCCTCTTCTATCCTCTGAACTTCTATGTGGTGAAGGGAGAAGACAAGCTGATGGGAACATCCTATGTGAATTTACAGGAGATGCTAGAAGTGGCCTTCAGAGTCGACGATCTGGTTAACAACTGGCCCCCTGCCTGGGGTCCAGTCGATGATGAGAGCATAGCTGTTTTGACCCCGTACACCCTCCAG GTGCACATCATACGCAAGGAGCTTAGGCGCAGAGGCTTGGGACAAATCACTGTTGACACTGTACAGAATGTGCAAG GAAAGCAGTTCAGGGCTGTGGTGATTAGTACAGTTCGTACCAGAGAGACGGTCAACAAGGCTCATATCACTGCTATTCCACAAGCGTCAGGAAACCATCAAGAAAACGAGTTCTACTATGCCTTCCTGTCTGATGAGCGCCTCCTCAACACGGCATTCACCCGTGCCAAGTCCTTGATCCTAGTGGTAGGGGACCCAGTGGCTCTCTGCTCAGTCGGGGCCTGCCACATGACATGGGTACGCTACATGCAGGAATGTCAGAAGAACAACAGCATAATGCCACCAGATATGACGATGGATATGATTCAGGAGGAGATAGCAGCTGCAAAGCAGAGGCTGAATCCCACTGCTGCACCATTTCAACCACGGAAGGGAATATCTTCCTCGACAACATCCACGGCTTCTTCAAAGACACATCAAGCAGCTTCTGCTTCTAACCATGTAGCTGGTTCTCCATCACGATGGACTGATGGGAATAGCATATGGAGTAGGTCCACTAGGAATAACCGCAGTAGTTTCCCAGCAGGAGCAACCCCAGGATATCAGCGACTAAACAGTGACGAATATCCAGAACTACCCGAACTGAATCATGTTCAAAATCATGCTCAGAATACCTTGCATGAATCGGATGAGGAAGATGAGTTTGAAGATACAAATGAGTTTGAGGACATAAATATCCAGGATGATGACCTCTTGGAAGAGCTCCGTCTACAAGTGAAAGTGGACTATCAAGAGGAGATGAAGAAAAGTGGTGAAACCATTGAAAGTCCAGAATCTGGTGAGGGTACAGAGTCTGAACCAGAAACATCACCAGAACCTGAAGAAACACCTCCACCTCAGATACTGCAGCGAGGTAAACCTGTTCCAGCAACCCAAGAAAGACGTGCCACCCAAAGGGAAGCAGACAGTAAATCTAAACCACAGAGAGAAACTGTAAAACAAGCCACTCAGACACTACCCACCCAGCAGCCTCAAACTTTGTCAACAGGTCAGCCATCCAAGCCAGATGTTGATATTTCAATCCCAACTGACGGAAATATTCCCAGCTTCCGTATGGTGGAAAGGGCTGGACGAATTGCTTTGCTGCCAAGACACATGCCGCAGAGGGCCCTTAGTCAAGTAGAAGATTATGATTCAGATGAAGATGAAGCACACGGAGTGGCAGATGAAAAAACTGAAGATGACTTCCTGGAGAAGACAGTTACGGAACCTGAAAAGTTCAAGGTCTGCACCTTCAGATATGATTTAAAGGGCAGGACAGAAGCCATACCTCATGAACGTGAAGCTTCAGAGGTCATATCAATCACCAGCAAGAAACGAAGAGGGCAAGCATTAGATAATGATGAGGTTGTGGTTGAAATCGTAGAGAATACAGAGGGCACAGAAGAATTGGAAGGAGTCGATTTGCTTGtgaaggaggaagaagaaaatcgaatctatgggaaagttgttcacatccTGAAAAGAGATTCTGATCCCTATCTACGCAAACTTGTTTGTACCCTAGACCCCTTTAGCAACAACCTGATGGTGCCTGTAGACCGTACATTCCCAAAGCTCTTCATAACAAAGACAGAAGACAAAGCTGAAGAGTCAAGAGACAAGAATCTGACAAAAGTCACAATACACACCATCTCTCGTGCTGCTGCTCAGACACAAGGCCGCTTTACTCCAGACAGAGATGTGTACGTCAATAACAAAGAACGCCCTCATAAGCTCTTTGTTGTTCGTTTCTGGAAGTGGTATGCAAAGACACCATACCCACTAGGAGTGGTCATTGAAGAACTTGAACCAGGGATGAACCCGAGGCAGGGACTTCACATCCTGAAGCTGATTCACAATGTGAAAGACAAGTTCAAGGACTCGGTTAATGCTTACCTTAGAGAAAACTTTCCTGGAGGATGGACCATTCCAAAAGAAGACCTGGAGAAAAGAGTAGatctcagaaaaatgaagatcTTTACCATTGACCCTCCTGATTCAGAAGATCTGGATGATGCAGTTAGCTTGGAACCCATCAGTGGAAATCGTTACAGGGTTGGGATCCACATAGCTGATGTATCATACTTTGTTCCCAAAGGAAGCGACCTTGATGAAGAAGCAAGGATTCGATCAACATCCTTCTATCCATCCTTCCATGAAAAACCCATCCACATGCTTCCTAAGAAGATAAGCACTGACTTGTGCAGTCTCCATCCTAATAAGGACAGGCTGGCCCTGTCCTTGATAGTAGTACTCAACTCTGATGGAGCACTTGTTGAGCCACCAAATGTGTTCCGTACAATCATTCATTCTTGCCATAAGCTCACCTATCATCAGGCAGAAGAGATCATCCATGGAGACTGCCCTGATGAATTAAAGGATGTTGCTGAACCTATTCGCTGCCTACACAATCTGGCAAGCAGGAAGCGGGCTCACCGCCTGGGAGACAAGAAGTATGTGTTCAATGCagaggatgatgatggagaGGTGCAGGATCCACTTGCTCACAGCTTGATTGAAGAGATGATGGTTCTTGCAAATGAAATTGTTGCAGATCATCTTCTGCTCAAGTATGCAGACTGTACGCCTCTACGAAGGCAGTTAGCACCAACACAAGATAAAGTGGAGGAATGGAGGAAGACGCACAAGGATGGTGTCCGCAATAGTATTCTGCTGACTGCCACTGTGAATCAGGATCAGGAAGAAGATGTTGActttgacgatgatgatgatgctgtaCTTCCATTGACCAAACCAGTATGGGAGGAAATTGTTCAGGCCTCCAATGAAAACACTCAGAAATCAATGGATAAGGTTATCAACATGATTTGCATGGATCCAAACCATCCTCTTCAAGCTGTAGCTTTATCTCAGCTTCATCGGATTATGGAGCGCTCAGAGTATGTGAACTCGGGAGACCAGCAAGGTCCTGAACAGAAGGCCCACTTCTCTTTGAAACTGAAAGCATATGTTCACTTCACATCACCGATTCGCAGGTTCATCGATCTTGTGGTACACCGGATGCTGATTGCTAGCTTGGAAAATCTGCCATGTCCCTATGAAGCACGAGAGCTTGCCAACATTACTCATAATTGCTCAAGCCGAGCTGTACATGCCCAGCGCTTCTCAAAGGAAAGCAAGTCTCTTCAGCTGGCTTTGAAGTTGAAGGAAGCACCACTACAGCTACTGACATTTGTTGAGACAATATCAGATTCTGGGTTGAAGCTTCTCTTTCCACATAGGCCCTACATTCAGCCAACACAATGCAAACTGGGCTTCAACATCCTCAAACCATCAAAGAGACCAGAGACCACTGCAGCATCTGAATCTGTTGACCTAGCATGGAAGACTCGTATCTATGACGTAAAACTTGAAGGACAGCAGAGGCATGGACACAGAAAGGATCCCATAGAACTGGATAATAGACGCCACATTGTGCATATTCCAGAGGACAACTGGGAAGACATCCGTAACAGTGCGAAGACAGGAGATCATAATTCCATCAGAAGAGCCATTGAGTCAGCCATCAATTCTGGGGGGCAAGAGCTTCGTCAGTGCATGGATCAAATGAGGAGATTTAATGAGCAGTCCTCGATTGAAGTGACTTGTGAGTATGTGGACATGATGGGAAAGCAGCAATATTTTATTGACTTCTGCCGTTCCTTCAGGAAAGGCGACGTGAACCAAGTCCAGCTTCATGCTCGTCTCTTCAAAGGTGTGTTGACTCCACATGTCCAGCTCTTCAACATGACACCTCACCTGGATGTGTGTGCAGAGCACCGTGATCAGCCTGTCCATTGCTTTTCAGACATTGCCACCAGGATTCCTGGAAGGGAGAAATCCATTGCTGAATACAAGAAGTCCTGGCTTCCCATCTTGTCAATGATTAGTGCTCACAGTGCTGTTAACTCTGATGACACTGTAACCATCCACAATGTGGTGATTACCTGGAATAAATTAGAAGGCAACAAGTATCAGGGTTACTTCAATCTTCCCCTGCCATTCCTAGAGCAACGCTTTGTTCGTATTGCCGGGAAACCACCAAAGAAGGAAAAGGGTAATGAAAATGAGGAGGACTACCCATTAGACTTCATCTGTGTCCGTTACAAGGATCTTCGCATCTCAACTCGAAAACACCTCAAGATGCGTGAACTGGACAGAAGTTCCAAGAACCAAGAGACAATAGGACCATACAATCGTCGAGCATGGACTGAGCAGACCTTTGTAGCGCATGGGTACACCACAGATGTCCAGACTGACAAGTTTGCCCAGCTTCGGACCATTACCTTCCAGCTCCACACCACGTCCATACCCTTTCCAGAGGATACACTGCTCTATCAACATGAAGGAAAGCAGATAACATGCACCATTGAAATCATCCCCAAGTCTCCTCCTGATCA GCGGGTTGAAAGCTCAATGAGGAAGCTTGAAGACACAACCCCTCTGATCCGCAACATTTGTCTACGCAAGCCTTGCAAGGCTGATGATGGAGTCTTTAACAAAG ATGAAATCACGAAGACTGCGCTGAAGGAAGGTGGGAAGGTGAAGGATCTGCATGTCCAGGATACTCCCCTACACCCTCTGAACACGCCTCAGACAGAAGCTGTCAAGATGGCTCTCAAGAGCACTTTCTCTATCATCCAAGGTCCACCAG GAACTGGAAAGACCGTGACAGGTGCCTATCTGGCTTACTTCTTTACCCAAGTCAATGAAAAGGTTCCAGCGATGGGGAAAGGTAAACCACAGGTACTGTACTGTGGACCTTCCAACAAGGCTGTGGATGTCATTTCTA TGTACTTGAAGAAATTCAACATCTCCATTGTCCGGGTCTACAGCGAGTCAATGATAGACAAAGTCTACCCCATCCCTGGCATGCCTAGTTTTCAATCCAAGTGGCAACGCAACCAAGCTCGCATCGATGATCGACTGGATGATGTCTCCCTCCACAAGTTGATCCGCAAGCCGGGAGCCCCGTACGCAGAAGAGATCCGAGCAACAGAGGCCAACTTCAGGCGCATCTCATCGACGACTGTAAAAGAGGCTCGAGCTTACAGAGAACTCATTGATATGGCCGAG gctgaggaacTGAGGAAGCATTCGGTAGTCCTGTGCACATGCAACGTAGCTGGAACAAAACGCATCATAAAGCACACCAACATTATCCAGTGTATAGTGGACGAGGCTGGTATGTGCAATGAGCCTGAGACGTTGGTACCGCTAACCAGCACCCTCCCTCATCAAGTGGTGCTTATCGGAGATCACAAGCAACTCAG GCCTATCATCACAGAACCCAATGCTCGAGATCTTGGCATGGAGGAGTCTCTCCTAGCAAAGTACAAACGCAAAGCTCGTATGCTCACCATCCAGTATCGTATG CATGACTCGATCTGTTCCTTTCCATCGGACACTTTCTATGAGAGCAGACTGGAAACGGACTTGTCGGTCAAAAGCCGCAGCCCTGACCCTGTGAGAGCGATCTGGCCAAACAGAGGTCAAACCCCGACAGTCTTCTGTCATGTGTACGGCAAGGAGGAAACCCTAACGGTCAAGTCTGATGAAGGAAATGAGATGTCCAAAGGCAACATGGCAGAGGTCATGCACGCT ACAAGGATAGTTAATCAGCTGGTGAGGAAGGGAGCTCAAGCAAGTAACATAGTGGTTCTCTCCCAGTACAAACTCCAAT